One genomic segment of Primulina tabacum isolate GXHZ01 chromosome 9, ASM2559414v2, whole genome shotgun sequence includes these proteins:
- the LOC142556456 gene encoding transcription factor MYB106-like yields MGRISSSSENTEVKKGPWTRDEDQKLCEYIEQFGHGSWRALPAKAGLERCGKSCRLRWKNYLRPDIKRGKFSVQEERTIIRLHALLGNRWSEIASYLPNRTDNEVKNYWNTRVKKLLARMGIDPVTHKPKNVNPDGSAQSRLAANLNHMAQWETARLEAEARLVRESKRLSDHHLQLLRKATAPPPPPCLDVLRVWLATTSGSVTGSLESPTSTLNYSSNSNTIPVNGGGSIIETNMVSINTTYNGVKGKRGQFEDNIKYPLHYDYSMTTSTTDFVSANYDDNSVSVLVQDNEDDNSYWNDLQDLLNFPL; encoded by the exons ATGGGAAGAATATCGAGTTCGAGTGAAAATACTGAGGTGAAGAAAGGTCCTTGGACTCGAGATGAAGACCAGAAGTTGTGCGAGTACATCGAACAGTTTGGCCATGGGAGTTGGCGAGCTCTGCCGGCAAAAGCTG GGCTTGAAAGGTGTGGGAAAAGTTGCAGACTTAGGTGGAAAAATTATCTAAGACCTGATATAAAGAGAGGGAAATTCAGCGTGCAAGAAGAGAGGACCATTATTAGACTTCATGCTCTTTTAGGCAACAG GTGGTCAGAAATAGCAAGCTATTTACCAAACAGAACCGATAACGAAGTCAAGAACTACTGGAACACCCGTGTCAAGAAACTGTTAGCACGAATGGGCATCGACCCGGTGACCCACAAGCCGAAGAACGTTAACCCCGACGGCTCAGCTCAATCCAGACTAGCTGCTAACCTCAACCACATGGCACAATGGGAGACAGCTCGGCTAGAAGCCGAAGCCAGGCTCGTTCGCGAGTCAAAACGTTTATCAGACCACCACCTCCAACTTCTTCGCAAAGCCACCGCCCCACCACCTCCGCCGTGCCTAGACGTGCTAAGAGTCTGGCTAGCCACCACCAGCGGCTCAGTCACCGGAAGCCTCGAGTCGCCAACATCTACGCTGAATTATTCCAGCAACTCGAACACAATTCCTGTGAACGGCGGAGGTTCAATCATCGAAACCAACATGGTTTCTATAAACACCACCTACAACGGAGTCAAGGGTAAAAGGGGACAGTTTGAAGACAATATCAAGTATCCCCTTCACTATGATTATAGCATGACGACGAGTACAACAGATTTTGTGTCTGCTAATTATGACGATAATTCCGTTAGCGTTCTTGTCCAAGATAACGAAGATGACAATAGTTACTGGAATGACCTACAAGATTTGTTGAATTTTCCATTATAA
- the LOC142556770 gene encoding mitochondrial uncoupling protein 3 — MNAGNHDVRKILLTSLSAMVAETTTFPIDLLKTRLQLHGESLRSVNPASTLKIALQVARNDGVLGLYRGISPAIFRQMMYTPIRIVGYEHLRGIAVNFSDDSIPFYSKAVIGGISGGIAQVMASPADLIKVRMQADGRMVSQGLQPRYSGLFNALTKIIHSEGYVGLWKGVSPNVQRAFLVNMGELACYDHAKRFIIENQICSDNIYAHTMSSIMSGLSATVLSCPADVVKTRMMNQATGVESKFIYRNSYDCLVKTVRIEGFRALWKGFLPTWARLGPWQFVFWVSYEKFRHITGLTSF; from the exons ATGAACGCCGGCAACCATGACGTCAGGAAAATCCTGCTTACGTCCCTCTCGGCGATGGTGGCGGAAACGACGACGTTCCCAATCGACTTGCTCAAAACGCGGCTGCAGCTCCACGGCGAGTCCCTACGATCCGTGAACCCAGCCTCAACGCTCAAAATCGCTTTGCAGGTAGCTCGAAACGACGGCGTTTTGGGTCTGTACCGAGGTATTTCCCCGGCTATTTTCCGGCAAATGATGTACACACCAATCCGAATTGTAGGCTACGAGCATTTGCGCGGGATCGCTGTAAATTTCTCCGATGATTCGATACCTTTCTACAGCAAAGCGGTAATTGGTGGGATTTCAGGCGGTATTGCTCAG GTAATGGCAAGCCCTGCTGATCTCATCAAAGTGAGGATGCAAGCAGATGGTCGCATGGTGAGCCAAGGTTTACAACCTAGGTACTCAGGGCTGTTCAATGCCCTAACCAAGATCATTCACTCTGAAGGATATGTAGGACTTTGGAAAGGCGTTTCCCCTAATGTCCAAAGAGCATTCTTAGTTAACATGGGTGAATTAGCTTGCTACGACCATGCCAAACGATTCATTATTGAAAATCAGATTTGTAGTGACAACATCTATGCTCACACTATGTCTTCCATTATGTCCGGTCTTTCAGCTACTGTATTGAGCTGTCCAGCAGACGTAGTTAAGACTAGAATGATGAACCAAGCTACTGGGGTGGAAAGCAAGTTTATATATAGGAACTCCTATGATTGTCTTGTGAAGACTGTTAGAATCGAGGGATTTCGAGCACTGTGGAAGGGATTTCTGCCTACGTGGGCTAGGCTCGGCCCCTGGCAATTTGTATTCTGGGTCTCATACGAAAAGTTCCGTCATATTACCGGCTTAACATCCTTCTGA